The following DNA comes from Sphingopyxis sp. BSN-002.
CGCAGCAGGCGCGATATGCTTCGATACGCCGGGCTTCAGTTCGGCCGGAATTTTGGGCATCGTCGGAATCTGGACGAAGTTGAAATAATAGAGCAGCCCGATCCACAGGATGCCGAAGAAGGTGTGCAGCCAGCGCAGGATCGCGTTGCCTGCGGTTATACCGTCTGTGAAATACTGGCCGTTAAGCCCCAGCATCAGCGCGATCGCGAGCACCAGCCCGGCAATCAGTACCGCGTGCAGATTCCCGAAAAACTTGTCCATATGCATTCCCCCTCGCTTGTTTCCGGTGCCGTGCGACCCGGACCCGGTGACAGCGATATGACAGCGAAGGGGGCCGGACTCAACTTTTGTCGGCGGCGGCTTCTTCGGGGATGGCGAGTCCGTTCTTCAGCATCACCGGGACCTGGCTCAGCGTAAAGAGGAAGGAAAGGGCCGTTACCCCCCAGACCTTGATGGTCAGCCACAGGTCGAAGCTCATCTGCTTTGCCTGGATCATCTCGTACATCACATGGTTTGCGATGCCGAGCGCGGCGAAGAACAGGCCCCAGTTGCGCGACAGCAGCAGCCAGCCTCTTTCGGTCAGGCCATCGAGCGCCGACTGCAGCAGATATTTGAGCATCGGCCGCCCGAACCACCAGCCGCCGAGCAGCAGCACCGCGAATGCGGCATAGATGATTGTCGGCTTCATCACGATGAAACGCTCGTCGTGGAACCAGATCGTCAGCGCACCGAAACCGAGGACGAGGATGCTCGACATCCACAGCATCGGCGAAATCCTGCCGAGCTTCCATTTCGATACGGCCATCGCGACGATGATCGCGACCATGAAAGCCACGGTGCCCTTGATCGCAGCGGTCGTGGCCGCAAAGGCGCCTTCGCCGCCCGAGTTCAGCTTATAGGTCAGGAAGAAGATCAGCAGCGGCGCGAAGTCGATCGCGAAATTCAGTCCGCCATGTTTGGCGGGCGGCGGCGCGGGGACCGCTTCGGGGCCTGTCGGGAGTTGGTCGCTCATCGGATGTTT
Coding sequences within:
- a CDS encoding inner membrane-spanning protein YciB; this translates as MSDQLPTGPEAVPAPPPAKHGGLNFAIDFAPLLIFFLTYKLNSGGEGAFAATTAAIKGTVAFMVAIIVAMAVSKWKLGRISPMLWMSSILVLGFGALTIWFHDERFIVMKPTIIYAAFAVLLLGGWWFGRPMLKYLLQSALDGLTERGWLLLSRNWGLFFAALGIANHVMYEMIQAKQMSFDLWLTIKVWGVTALSFLFTLSQVPVMLKNGLAIPEEAAADKS